The following proteins are co-located in the Salvelinus fontinalis isolate EN_2023a chromosome 29, ASM2944872v1, whole genome shotgun sequence genome:
- the LOC129827469 gene encoding dynactin subunit 4 isoform X3 — MASLLQPDRVLYLVHGEKKIRSPLSTLYFCRYCSELRSLECVSHEVDSHYCPSCLENMPSAEAKLKKNRCANCFDCPCCMHTLSTRATNIPAPLPDDPSKTAMKKAYYLACGFCRWTSRDVGMADKSVASGGWQEPDNPHTQRINKLIEYYQQLAQREKLERDRKKLARRRPYMPLAFSQHTIHVVEKYGLGTRLQRQRPGAPITSLAGLSLKEGEDQKEINIEPAQALDEVEPLPEDYYTKPINLPEVTTLRQRLLQPDFQPAGASQLHPKHKHLLIKRSLRCRKCEHNLSKPEFNPTSIKFKIQLVAVSYIPEVRIMSIPNLRFQKECQVLLTLTNPVENITHVTLVGCKEGDPEDINTTAKVMVPTKELVLAGKDAAAEYDELAEPQDFQDHPDVVAFRKSNKIGFFIKVVPQREEDGDVTVAFKIRHDFRNLAAPIRPSEEDDAPTEAIWLTHHVELSLGPLVA; from the exons ATGGCGTCCCTTCTGCAGCCCGACAGGGTTCTCTACCTAGTTCACGGAGAGAAAAAGATCCGATCGCCGTTGTCTACACTTTATTTTTGCCGGTATTGCAGTGAATTGCGTTCCTTAGAATGTGTGTCGCATGAG GTGGACTCCCATTACTGTCCAAGCTGCCTGGAGAATATGCCTTCAGCAGAGGCAAAGCTGAAGAAGAACAG GTGTGCCAACTGCTTTGACTGCCCATGCTGCATGCATACCCTGTCCACCCGGGCCACCAACATCCCAGCCCCTCTTCCTGACGACCCCAGCAAGACGGCCATGAAGAAAGCCTATTACCTGGCCTGTGGCTTCTGTCGCTGGACATCCAGAGATGTGGGCATGGCTGACAAGTCTGTGG CCAGTGGAGGATGGCAGGAGCCGGACAATCCTCATACTCAACGG ATCaataaactgatagagtattaccagCAGCTGGCCCAGAGAGAGAAACTGGAGAGGGACCGGAAGAAGCTGGCCAGGAGACGACCCTACATGCCACTGGCCTTCtcg caACACACTATTCATGTGGTG GAGAAGTATGGGCTGGGTACcagactacagagacagagacctggagctCCTATCACCAGTCTGGCTGGTCTTTC TCTGAAGGAAGGTGAAGACCAAAAGGAGATTAACATAGAGCCAGCCCAGGCCTTAGATGAGGTAGAACCACTACCTGAAGACTACTACACCAAACCAATCAACCTACCTGAGG TGACCACCTTGCGTCAGCGGCTGCTCCAGCCTGACTTCCAGCCTGCCGGAGCCTCTCAGCTCCACCCCAAACACAAACACCTGCTCATCAAGCGCTCTCTGCGATGCAGG AAATGTGAGCACAATCTGAGCAAGCCAGAATTCAACCCAACTTCAATAAAGTTCAAAATCCAGCTGGTGGCTGT GAGTTACATCCCTGAAGTCAGAATAATGTCCATTCCAAACCTGCGCTTCCAGAAG gagTGCCAGGTGCTGCTCACCCTGACCAACCCAGTGGAGAATATTACCCACGTCACCCTGGTGGGCTGTAAGGAGGGAGACCCGGAGGACATCAACACCACTGCGAAG GTGATGGTTCCTACCAAGGAGTTGGTCCTGGCAGGGAAGGATGCTGCAGCAGAATACGACGAGTTGGCTGAGCCTCAGGACTTCCAGGACCACCCAGA CGTGGTGGCCTTCAGGAAATCCAATAAGATTGGTTTCTTCATCAAGGTGGTCCCTCAGCGCGAGGAGGACGGTGATGTCACGGTGGCCTTTAAGATTCGCCACGACTTCCGGAATTTGGCGGCTCCCATAAGGCCGAGCGAGGAGGACGATGCCCCCACCGAGGCAATATGGCTCACACACCACGTAGAGCTCAGCCTGGGGCCGCTCGTAGCGTGA
- the LOC129827469 gene encoding dynactin subunit 4 isoform X2: MPSAEAKLKKNRCANCFDCPCCMHTLSTRATNIPAPLPDDPSKTAMKKAYYLACGFCRWTSRDVGMADKSVASGGWQEPDNPHTQRINKLIEYYQQLAQREKLERDRKKLARRRPYMPLAFSEKYGLGTRLQRQRPGAPITSLAGLSLKEGEDQKEINIEPAQALDEVEPLPEDYYTKPINLPEVTTLRQRLLQPDFQPAGASQLHPKHKHLLIKRSLRCRKCEHNLSKPEFNPTSIKFKIQLVAVSYIPEVRIMSIPNLRFQKECQVLLTLTNPVENITHVTLVGCKEGDPEDINTTAKVMVPTKELVLAGKDAAAEYDELAEPQDFQDHPDVVAFRKSNKIGFFIKVVPQREEDGDVTVAFKIRHDFRNLAAPIRPSEEDDAPTEAIWLTHHVELSLGPLVA, from the exons ATGCCTTCAGCAGAGGCAAAGCTGAAGAAGAACAG GTGTGCCAACTGCTTTGACTGCCCATGCTGCATGCATACCCTGTCCACCCGGGCCACCAACATCCCAGCCCCTCTTCCTGACGACCCCAGCAAGACGGCCATGAAGAAAGCCTATTACCTGGCCTGTGGCTTCTGTCGCTGGACATCCAGAGATGTGGGCATGGCTGACAAGTCTGTGG CCAGTGGAGGATGGCAGGAGCCGGACAATCCTCATACTCAACGG ATCaataaactgatagagtattaccagCAGCTGGCCCAGAGAGAGAAACTGGAGAGGGACCGGAAGAAGCTGGCCAGGAGACGACCCTACATGCCACTGGCCTTCtcg GAGAAGTATGGGCTGGGTACcagactacagagacagagacctggagctCCTATCACCAGTCTGGCTGGTCTTTC TCTGAAGGAAGGTGAAGACCAAAAGGAGATTAACATAGAGCCAGCCCAGGCCTTAGATGAGGTAGAACCACTACCTGAAGACTACTACACCAAACCAATCAACCTACCTGAGG TGACCACCTTGCGTCAGCGGCTGCTCCAGCCTGACTTCCAGCCTGCCGGAGCCTCTCAGCTCCACCCCAAACACAAACACCTGCTCATCAAGCGCTCTCTGCGATGCAGG AAATGTGAGCACAATCTGAGCAAGCCAGAATTCAACCCAACTTCAATAAAGTTCAAAATCCAGCTGGTGGCTGT GAGTTACATCCCTGAAGTCAGAATAATGTCCATTCCAAACCTGCGCTTCCAGAAG gagTGCCAGGTGCTGCTCACCCTGACCAACCCAGTGGAGAATATTACCCACGTCACCCTGGTGGGCTGTAAGGAGGGAGACCCGGAGGACATCAACACCACTGCGAAG GTGATGGTTCCTACCAAGGAGTTGGTCCTGGCAGGGAAGGATGCTGCAGCAGAATACGACGAGTTGGCTGAGCCTCAGGACTTCCAGGACCACCCAGA CGTGGTGGCCTTCAGGAAATCCAATAAGATTGGTTTCTTCATCAAGGTGGTCCCTCAGCGCGAGGAGGACGGTGATGTCACGGTGGCCTTTAAGATTCGCCACGACTTCCGGAATTTGGCGGCTCCCATAAGGCCGAGCGAGGAGGACGATGCCCCCACCGAGGCAATATGGCTCACACACCACGTAGAGCTCAGCCTGGGGCCGCTCGTAGCGTGA
- the LOC129827469 gene encoding dynactin subunit 4 isoform X4 → MASLLQPDRVLYLVHGEKKIRSPLSTLYFCRYCSELRSLECVSHEVDSHYCPSCLENMPSAEAKLKKNRCANCFDCPCCMHTLSTRATNIPAPLPDDPSKTAMKKAYYLACGFCRWTSRDVGMADKSVASGGWQEPDNPHTQRINKLIEYYQQLAQREKLERDRKKLARRRPYMPLAFSEKYGLGTRLQRQRPGAPITSLAGLSLKEGEDQKEINIEPAQALDEVEPLPEDYYTKPINLPEVTTLRQRLLQPDFQPAGASQLHPKHKHLLIKRSLRCRKCEHNLSKPEFNPTSIKFKIQLVAVSYIPEVRIMSIPNLRFQKECQVLLTLTNPVENITHVTLVGCKEGDPEDINTTAKVMVPTKELVLAGKDAAAEYDELAEPQDFQDHPDVVAFRKSNKIGFFIKVVPQREEDGDVTVAFKIRHDFRNLAAPIRPSEEDDAPTEAIWLTHHVELSLGPLVA, encoded by the exons ATGGCGTCCCTTCTGCAGCCCGACAGGGTTCTCTACCTAGTTCACGGAGAGAAAAAGATCCGATCGCCGTTGTCTACACTTTATTTTTGCCGGTATTGCAGTGAATTGCGTTCCTTAGAATGTGTGTCGCATGAG GTGGACTCCCATTACTGTCCAAGCTGCCTGGAGAATATGCCTTCAGCAGAGGCAAAGCTGAAGAAGAACAG GTGTGCCAACTGCTTTGACTGCCCATGCTGCATGCATACCCTGTCCACCCGGGCCACCAACATCCCAGCCCCTCTTCCTGACGACCCCAGCAAGACGGCCATGAAGAAAGCCTATTACCTGGCCTGTGGCTTCTGTCGCTGGACATCCAGAGATGTGGGCATGGCTGACAAGTCTGTGG CCAGTGGAGGATGGCAGGAGCCGGACAATCCTCATACTCAACGG ATCaataaactgatagagtattaccagCAGCTGGCCCAGAGAGAGAAACTGGAGAGGGACCGGAAGAAGCTGGCCAGGAGACGACCCTACATGCCACTGGCCTTCtcg GAGAAGTATGGGCTGGGTACcagactacagagacagagacctggagctCCTATCACCAGTCTGGCTGGTCTTTC TCTGAAGGAAGGTGAAGACCAAAAGGAGATTAACATAGAGCCAGCCCAGGCCTTAGATGAGGTAGAACCACTACCTGAAGACTACTACACCAAACCAATCAACCTACCTGAGG TGACCACCTTGCGTCAGCGGCTGCTCCAGCCTGACTTCCAGCCTGCCGGAGCCTCTCAGCTCCACCCCAAACACAAACACCTGCTCATCAAGCGCTCTCTGCGATGCAGG AAATGTGAGCACAATCTGAGCAAGCCAGAATTCAACCCAACTTCAATAAAGTTCAAAATCCAGCTGGTGGCTGT GAGTTACATCCCTGAAGTCAGAATAATGTCCATTCCAAACCTGCGCTTCCAGAAG gagTGCCAGGTGCTGCTCACCCTGACCAACCCAGTGGAGAATATTACCCACGTCACCCTGGTGGGCTGTAAGGAGGGAGACCCGGAGGACATCAACACCACTGCGAAG GTGATGGTTCCTACCAAGGAGTTGGTCCTGGCAGGGAAGGATGCTGCAGCAGAATACGACGAGTTGGCTGAGCCTCAGGACTTCCAGGACCACCCAGA CGTGGTGGCCTTCAGGAAATCCAATAAGATTGGTTTCTTCATCAAGGTGGTCCCTCAGCGCGAGGAGGACGGTGATGTCACGGTGGCCTTTAAGATTCGCCACGACTTCCGGAATTTGGCGGCTCCCATAAGGCCGAGCGAGGAGGACGATGCCCCCACCGAGGCAATATGGCTCACACACCACGTAGAGCTCAGCCTGGGGCCGCTCGTAGCGTGA
- the LOC129827469 gene encoding dynactin subunit 4 isoform X1, translating into MPSAEAKLKKNRCANCFDCPCCMHTLSTRATNIPAPLPDDPSKTAMKKAYYLACGFCRWTSRDVGMADKSVASGGWQEPDNPHTQRINKLIEYYQQLAQREKLERDRKKLARRRPYMPLAFSQHTIHVVEKYGLGTRLQRQRPGAPITSLAGLSLKEGEDQKEINIEPAQALDEVEPLPEDYYTKPINLPEVTTLRQRLLQPDFQPAGASQLHPKHKHLLIKRSLRCRKCEHNLSKPEFNPTSIKFKIQLVAVSYIPEVRIMSIPNLRFQKECQVLLTLTNPVENITHVTLVGCKEGDPEDINTTAKVMVPTKELVLAGKDAAAEYDELAEPQDFQDHPDVVAFRKSNKIGFFIKVVPQREEDGDVTVAFKIRHDFRNLAAPIRPSEEDDAPTEAIWLTHHVELSLGPLVA; encoded by the exons ATGCCTTCAGCAGAGGCAAAGCTGAAGAAGAACAG GTGTGCCAACTGCTTTGACTGCCCATGCTGCATGCATACCCTGTCCACCCGGGCCACCAACATCCCAGCCCCTCTTCCTGACGACCCCAGCAAGACGGCCATGAAGAAAGCCTATTACCTGGCCTGTGGCTTCTGTCGCTGGACATCCAGAGATGTGGGCATGGCTGACAAGTCTGTGG CCAGTGGAGGATGGCAGGAGCCGGACAATCCTCATACTCAACGG ATCaataaactgatagagtattaccagCAGCTGGCCCAGAGAGAGAAACTGGAGAGGGACCGGAAGAAGCTGGCCAGGAGACGACCCTACATGCCACTGGCCTTCtcg caACACACTATTCATGTGGTG GAGAAGTATGGGCTGGGTACcagactacagagacagagacctggagctCCTATCACCAGTCTGGCTGGTCTTTC TCTGAAGGAAGGTGAAGACCAAAAGGAGATTAACATAGAGCCAGCCCAGGCCTTAGATGAGGTAGAACCACTACCTGAAGACTACTACACCAAACCAATCAACCTACCTGAGG TGACCACCTTGCGTCAGCGGCTGCTCCAGCCTGACTTCCAGCCTGCCGGAGCCTCTCAGCTCCACCCCAAACACAAACACCTGCTCATCAAGCGCTCTCTGCGATGCAGG AAATGTGAGCACAATCTGAGCAAGCCAGAATTCAACCCAACTTCAATAAAGTTCAAAATCCAGCTGGTGGCTGT GAGTTACATCCCTGAAGTCAGAATAATGTCCATTCCAAACCTGCGCTTCCAGAAG gagTGCCAGGTGCTGCTCACCCTGACCAACCCAGTGGAGAATATTACCCACGTCACCCTGGTGGGCTGTAAGGAGGGAGACCCGGAGGACATCAACACCACTGCGAAG GTGATGGTTCCTACCAAGGAGTTGGTCCTGGCAGGGAAGGATGCTGCAGCAGAATACGACGAGTTGGCTGAGCCTCAGGACTTCCAGGACCACCCAGA CGTGGTGGCCTTCAGGAAATCCAATAAGATTGGTTTCTTCATCAAGGTGGTCCCTCAGCGCGAGGAGGACGGTGATGTCACGGTGGCCTTTAAGATTCGCCACGACTTCCGGAATTTGGCGGCTCCCATAAGGCCGAGCGAGGAGGACGATGCCCCCACCGAGGCAATATGGCTCACACACCACGTAGAGCTCAGCCTGGGGCCGCTCGTAGCGTGA